A portion of the uncultured Draconibacterium sp. genome contains these proteins:
- a CDS encoding HAD family hydrolase: MKKSLTIAVDFDGTIVEHKYPRIGNELPFATDTLKTLAGKGHKLILWTYRAGKELDEAIEFCSSKGLEFYAVNKSYPEEKMNDKISRKILADLYIDDRNFGGMPSWTEIYYHLHPEEKMQEEKPKKKSWWRK; encoded by the coding sequence ATGAAAAAATCTTTAACCATAGCAGTCGATTTCGATGGCACCATTGTAGAGCATAAATATCCACGCATAGGAAATGAGCTACCTTTTGCCACCGACACCCTGAAAACACTGGCTGGCAAAGGCCACAAACTAATTTTGTGGACCTACCGGGCAGGAAAAGAACTGGATGAGGCCATTGAGTTTTGCAGCAGTAAAGGGCTCGAATTTTATGCCGTTAACAAAAGTTATCCGGAAGAGAAAATGAACGATAAGATCAGCAGAAAAATTCTCGCCGACCTGTACATCGATGACCGAAACTTTGGCGGAATGCCTTCCTGGACCGAAATCTATTACCACCTTCATCCGGAAGAAAAAATGCAAGAAGAGAAGCCAAAGAAAAAGAGCTGGTGGAGAAAGTAG
- a CDS encoding Wzz/FepE/Etk N-terminal domain-containing protein, whose protein sequence is MTEDIKNTTQTTDDEIDLIALAKTLWDKRRFIIINVVVFMVLGVAVAILTPKQYTASTTLVPQVSDGSSKMGGLSSLAAMAGFNLNDMTGGSSELSPMVYPQIVKSVPFQLELMNTPFQFPGQEQPLTFYTYFNDIKKPGALALLKKYTIGLPGVIAGNDKNDATATGDNQSSADYIALTREQDAIRKRLDKTVNLDVNDKDGYLTLSATTLDPKLAAQLTRKAQTLLQNTITEFKIEKAQAQLRFIQERYAEKKSEFEQAQAALAQFRDRNKNVTSALARTTEEQLQNEYQLAFEVYSQLAQQLEQAQIQVKEDTPVFSVLKPVTVPLEDNASGLTTLIIFTFLGTIIAISWVIGKEFLGMVKERWQES, encoded by the coding sequence ATGACTGAAGACATTAAAAATACAACACAAACTACCGACGACGAAATAGACCTGATAGCCTTAGCCAAAACCCTCTGGGACAAGCGGAGATTTATCATCATAAACGTTGTGGTATTTATGGTGCTTGGAGTAGCCGTAGCAATCCTTACACCCAAACAATACACCGCTTCCACTACCCTGGTACCCCAGGTTTCCGACGGATCATCAAAAATGGGCGGCCTCTCATCGCTGGCAGCAATGGCAGGATTTAACCTCAACGATATGACTGGCGGATCATCTGAACTGTCGCCAATGGTATACCCGCAAATTGTAAAAAGTGTACCCTTCCAGCTCGAACTGATGAACACCCCTTTCCAGTTCCCCGGGCAGGAACAGCCACTTACCTTTTACACCTACTTTAACGACATTAAAAAGCCCGGAGCACTGGCGCTGCTAAAAAAATACACCATCGGACTACCCGGAGTAATTGCCGGAAACGATAAAAACGATGCCACTGCTACAGGCGATAACCAATCATCTGCCGACTATATCGCACTCACCCGCGAGCAGGATGCAATCCGGAAACGCCTGGATAAAACGGTAAACCTCGATGTAAACGACAAAGACGGCTACCTTACCCTGTCGGCCACTACACTCGATCCGAAACTGGCAGCACAGCTCACCCGGAAAGCACAAACACTGCTTCAGAATACCATTACCGAGTTTAAAATTGAAAAAGCACAAGCACAACTCCGTTTTATTCAGGAGCGCTATGCCGAAAAAAAGAGTGAATTTGAACAGGCACAGGCTGCCCTCGCCCAATTCCGCGACCGCAATAAAAACGTTACCTCGGCACTGGCACGTACTACCGAAGAACAGCTGCAAAACGAATACCAGCTGGCTTTTGAAGTATACTCGCAACTGGCACAACAACTCGAACAGGCTCAAATACAGGTAAAAGAAGATACTCCTGTTTTTTCGGTACTGAAACCGGTTACGGTACCACTGGAGGATAATGCGAGCGGCCTTACTACGCTTATTATTTTTACATTCCTCGGAACGATAATTGCAATCAGCTGGGTAATTGGGAAAGAATTTTTAGGAATGGTTAAAGAACGTTGGCAGGAATCATAA
- a CDS encoding Wzz/FepE/Etk N-terminal domain-containing protein — MTANNNHQQFPAIEQNDEIDIKRLLYLLLSRWYWLLIGLLLGASMAYLVVKFTPANYLVDTSLLVTNESKGLNVENIFMENMMGNAAKVTLQNEVEFLNSFTLNYQAVDNLNWQTFWQKKNLVIWNGIYLDEPFILNKSGEALNPSGISYTLHHYPKHNIK, encoded by the coding sequence ATGACAGCGAACAACAACCATCAGCAATTTCCGGCCATCGAGCAAAACGATGAGATCGACATCAAACGACTCCTCTACCTCCTACTCAGCAGGTGGTACTGGCTGCTAATCGGGTTATTACTCGGAGCCTCAATGGCCTACCTGGTGGTAAAATTCACCCCGGCCAATTACCTGGTCGATACCAGTCTTTTGGTGACCAACGAAAGCAAAGGCCTGAATGTGGAAAATATCTTCATGGAGAACATGATGGGAAATGCCGCCAAAGTAACCCTGCAAAACGAGGTGGAGTTTCTTAATTCGTTTACCCTGAATTACCAGGCGGTTGACAACCTGAACTGGCAAACATTCTGGCAAAAAAAGAACCTGGTAATCTGGAACGGCATTTACCTCGACGAACCATTTATTCTTAACAAATCGGGCGAAGCGCTGAATCCGTCAGGAATTTCGTATACATTACACCACTATCCGAAACACAATATAAAGTAA
- a CDS encoding polysaccharide biosynthesis/export family protein: MNTKQIHRLLSLIMIAASLSLFSCRSSKELIYMKDVQNNQMLKALTDTVTEYIIEPGDILYVSIKSMNAEVNALFNPESNMESSSYNSYQRFTTPQGAYLYGYEVDEKGNLQLPILGDIPVAGLPNSEIENMVQQYADGYLKEAIVKVKLLNYKVTIMGEVKNPGVYYNYNNNFTVLEALAMANGNTDYANITNIMVIRPQPGGQKAMILDLSSSGAWLQKGFYLHPNDYIFVEPDDHKNFQLNAQAYSMIISSASLLLAVFGLLK, from the coding sequence ATGAATACCAAACAAATCCATCGTCTGTTATCGTTGATAATGATAGCGGCCAGCTTATCACTTTTTTCATGTCGAAGCAGTAAAGAGCTCATATACATGAAAGATGTGCAAAACAACCAAATGCTAAAAGCGCTGACCGACACGGTTACAGAATACATCATCGAGCCGGGCGATATCTTATATGTAAGCATTAAGTCGATGAATGCCGAGGTGAATGCCTTGTTTAATCCCGAATCGAATATGGAAAGCAGCAGCTATAATTCATACCAGCGGTTCACCACTCCTCAGGGAGCCTATTTGTATGGTTACGAGGTGGATGAAAAAGGAAACCTGCAACTACCCATCCTCGGTGATATTCCGGTAGCCGGCCTTCCAAATTCAGAAATCGAAAATATGGTTCAGCAATATGCCGATGGCTACCTGAAAGAAGCCATTGTAAAGGTAAAACTGCTAAACTACAAAGTAACCATAATGGGCGAAGTTAAAAACCCGGGGGTTTATTATAACTACAACAACAACTTTACAGTGCTCGAAGCACTGGCAATGGCCAACGGAAATACCGATTACGCCAATATTACCAATATCATGGTGATCAGGCCGCAGCCCGGTGGCCAAAAAGCCATGATTCTCGATTTGTCTTCATCGGGTGCGTGGTTGCAAAAAGGATTTTACCTGCACCCCAACGATTATATTTTTGTTGAACCCGATGATCATAAAAATTTCCAGCTTAATGCCCAGGCTTACTCTATGATCATTTCATCGGCAAGTTTACTGTTGGCCGTATTTGGATTATTGAAGTAG
- a CDS encoding oligosaccharide flippase family protein gives MLEKVKKALYNHKVLVQNFSYLSALQVFNLLIPLITYPYLIRVLGKDNYGLIVFAQTVINYLLVIVNFGFNISATKEVSIHRNNSKKLSEIVSSVYLIKSILFILCLITLSIVLYIIPEVKGPKILYFLVMWICLYDLIFPIWYFQGIEKMQYITILTLTSRVTFLIFIFILVKSQSQFLRVPIINGIGAIIAGTISLYIVFIKHKVKFILVPISTLSKYFKESFVLFSTNVIMTFKDKTNILLIGTFIGTGAVAEFDLAVKIKDLLFIPINLLNQALYPKISKERNMKFMLKVLKLAFLGIVAITIILFPFVDKIVLLLGGNELINSAHLTRIILISVPIIVISFTLATNCINALGYYKLRFKSMLITTCLYFVLIGVGILSGWETKIAFYAYVIVIGYAAEFLYRLHLIHKYQMLK, from the coding sequence ATGCTGGAAAAAGTAAAAAAAGCATTATACAACCATAAAGTTTTAGTCCAGAACTTTTCGTATTTATCCGCTTTACAGGTATTCAATCTGTTAATACCGTTAATTACCTATCCCTATTTAATTAGAGTACTGGGCAAGGACAATTATGGATTAATAGTTTTTGCACAAACAGTAATTAACTACTTATTGGTAATCGTAAATTTTGGGTTTAATATATCGGCAACTAAAGAAGTAAGTATACACAGAAATAATAGTAAAAAACTAAGTGAAATTGTTTCAAGTGTTTACTTAATAAAATCCATACTTTTTATTCTTTGCTTAATTACTCTTTCCATTGTTTTGTATATTATTCCAGAAGTTAAAGGCCCTAAAATATTATACTTCCTTGTCATGTGGATTTGTCTTTATGACCTCATATTCCCAATATGGTACTTTCAGGGGATTGAAAAAATGCAGTATATAACTATACTTACACTTACAAGCCGAGTAACATTTCTAATTTTTATATTCATTTTGGTTAAGTCGCAAAGTCAATTCCTAAGGGTTCCAATCATTAATGGTATTGGGGCAATAATCGCAGGAACAATATCTCTCTATATTGTTTTTATTAAACACAAAGTGAAATTCATATTAGTTCCGATTAGTACTTTAAGTAAATACTTTAAAGAAAGCTTCGTCTTATTCTCTACAAATGTCATCATGACTTTTAAGGATAAAACAAATATTCTTTTAATAGGGACATTTATTGGTACAGGTGCTGTTGCCGAATTTGATCTCGCTGTTAAGATTAAAGATTTGCTTTTCATCCCCATTAATTTGCTTAACCAAGCGCTTTATCCCAAAATTAGCAAAGAAAGAAATATGAAATTCATGCTGAAGGTATTGAAACTAGCCTTTTTGGGGATTGTGGCAATCACAATTATCTTATTTCCATTCGTAGATAAAATTGTTCTTCTACTAGGAGGCAACGAACTTATAAACTCAGCCCATTTGACCAGAATAATTTTAATTTCTGTTCCAATAATCGTAATAAGTTTCACGTTAGCTACGAACTGTATAAATGCACTTGGCTATTACAAATTAAGATTCAAAAGTATGCTGATTACAACTTGTTTATATTTTGTGCTGATTGGGGTTGGCATATTATCTGGTTGGGAAACAAAAATCGCTTTTTATGCTTACGTGATTGTAATAGGTTATGCTGCTGAATTTTTATATCGTTTACACCTTATTCACAAATACCAAATGTTAAAATGA
- a CDS encoding polysaccharide biosynthesis tyrosine autokinase yields the protein MSTEFGKDSEVIKLSVESTEPMREIHFLNELVRVYLELKLSLQTQTQKRSLEFIDSQLSGISSDLSEAENTFTEFRSKNQIIDLSSQGSLIMEQLKEIEQEKSQLQMQLDYFKNLQRYLGNIQSADQLVAPSVVGITDATLNALVLKLSELYSRRKVLAFSARENNPSLILLNQEIEQVNEQVREMLVNLIDNTELSVNTLDRRYRRINKQLNNMPEQEQQLINIQRQYELTNEIYTYLLQRRAELEIALAAAVVDIHIIDPAQFERLVPLNKNSILILLIGAFLGLLLPGVLIMVFDFFDNSIHLQEDIEKLTPLTILGNVFHSTGKSELVVVEHPTAPITESYRTIRTNLQYKFTNKEQKIIGLHSVQPAEGKTFNATNLACILAMNDRKTVLIGADMRKPRLHRIFNLTNKIGLSNYLAGQSDLEAIIQQSEIENLSLIVSGPVPPNPAELIERPAFVQLLEKLKAEYDYVIIDNAPVSRVTDGLITSKHSDLNLFVLRYGVSKKDQLKYINDIAKQGVMNNPALIINDIKLHRLSYGYSYSYQYAYGKGYTD from the coding sequence GTGAGTACCGAGTTTGGCAAAGACAGTGAAGTGATCAAACTGTCGGTTGAGAGTACCGAGCCCATGCGCGAAATCCATTTCCTTAACGAGTTGGTTCGTGTGTACCTCGAATTAAAACTCAGCCTGCAAACCCAAACACAAAAGCGATCGCTCGAATTTATCGATTCGCAGCTTTCGGGAATCTCCAGCGACCTCAGCGAAGCCGAAAATACATTTACCGAATTCCGCTCTAAAAACCAGATTATCGACCTCAGCAGCCAGGGAAGTCTGATTATGGAGCAGCTAAAAGAAATTGAGCAGGAGAAATCGCAGTTGCAAATGCAGCTCGATTACTTTAAAAACCTGCAACGCTACCTGGGCAATATTCAAAGTGCCGACCAGCTGGTAGCCCCATCGGTGGTAGGAATTACCGATGCCACACTTAACGCGCTGGTATTGAAACTCAGCGAATTGTACAGCCGCCGAAAAGTGCTGGCATTTAGTGCACGCGAAAACAACCCTTCGCTGATTCTGCTTAACCAGGAGATTGAACAGGTAAACGAACAGGTACGCGAAATGCTGGTAAACCTGATCGATAATACCGAGCTGTCGGTGAATACCCTCGACCGGCGCTACCGCCGCATCAACAAGCAGCTGAACAATATGCCCGAGCAGGAACAACAGCTTATCAACATTCAGCGGCAATACGAACTCACCAACGAAATTTACACCTATCTGCTGCAACGCCGTGCCGAATTGGAAATTGCACTGGCCGCCGCCGTTGTCGACATTCACATTATCGACCCGGCACAGTTCGAGCGACTGGTACCACTAAATAAAAACTCCATTCTTATTTTGCTAATCGGGGCCTTCCTCGGTCTACTGCTGCCCGGTGTATTGATTATGGTTTTCGACTTCTTCGACAACAGCATTCACCTGCAGGAAGACATAGAAAAACTGACACCGCTAACCATACTCGGAAATGTATTTCACAGCACCGGAAAATCAGAACTGGTAGTGGTGGAACATCCTACGGCGCCAATAACCGAGTCGTACCGAACCATACGAACCAACCTGCAATACAAATTCACCAACAAGGAGCAAAAGATTATCGGCCTTCACTCGGTACAACCCGCCGAAGGGAAAACCTTTAACGCCACCAACCTGGCCTGCATATTGGCCATGAACGACAGAAAAACCGTTTTGATTGGTGCTGACATGCGTAAACCTCGCCTCCACCGGATTTTTAATCTGACGAATAAAATTGGTTTGAGCAACTACCTTGCCGGGCAAAGCGACCTCGAGGCCATTATTCAACAATCCGAAATTGAAAACCTGTCGCTTATTGTTTCAGGACCTGTTCCACCCAATCCGGCTGAGCTTATTGAACGACCGGCATTTGTACAATTGCTCGAGAAATTAAAAGCAGAATACGATTATGTAATTATCGACAATGCCCCGGTTTCGCGAGTTACCGACGGACTGATAACCAGTAAACACAGCGATCTCAACCTGTTTGTACTGCGCTACGGGGTAAGCAAAAAAGACCAACTGAAATACATAAACGACATTGCCAAACAAGGCGTAATGAATAATCCGGCCCTAATTATAAACGACATTAAATTACACCGTTTAAGTTACGGATACAGCTATTCGTACCAATATGCCTATGGAAAGGGATATACCGATTAG
- a CDS encoding SLBB domain-containing protein, whose product MRTHFIFQKAATVLLFIFFISTSNAQDVKNVNVNTLSQEEIQKAQKAMLDAGLSEEEAIQLARQRGATEQQISDFRKRLSEQDTSKQNMYNLYEEPEVLPENEQEAENSERTSEFDKELQVFGAYLFNNENLTFEPQVNIQTPKNYEIGFGDQLLIHIWGNSQNNYQLRVNNNGQIIIPDLGPVYVAGLSFDEAEKKIVKNLTSIYADMGGDNPGTFAQLNMGQLRSIRVNLLGEVVTPGTYTLPVTATVFNGLYLSGGPNEIGSFRNIKVIRDNKVEKLIDIYKLLVDADPSDNITLKDGDIIFVPPVEKNVVVNGEFKRNGIFEIKEGEMLNDLVRFAGGFNAAAYTANTQIIRQTQSGQQIIDVAFNQLNTTPLVKGDTIQNSLITDRFENRVSIEGAVYHPGEYEWTEGLTLAQLINKADQLLPEAFKGRGLITRYNADRTTSAIAFDVKDISSGKQNIVLQADDEVLIKTHFDMKEQPYITVNGEVLDPGTFNWSKNMTLGDAIFLAGGLTEGADSTFIEIARRLSYRDATVLSDTIGHVLIANISRGLQFGKNDAEMILQPWDQVSVRTAPNFRQNESVIISGEVTYAGAYAITNKQMRISDLVEMAGGYTPKAYLEGATLNRFSEELGSEQVAINLQDILNNPKDSKDLLLKNGDQLNIPEFMQTVKIIGSVQNPFSITYETGRNARYYVNRTGGFQSQANKSKTYVQYPNGETAVTKGFIFKRYPKVTPGSVVVVPEKVEKERNQGAWLAIASTMASLAVSIATIVSISN is encoded by the coding sequence ATGAGAACACATTTTATTTTTCAGAAAGCGGCAACAGTATTATTATTTATCTTTTTTATTTCAACCTCAAATGCCCAGGATGTTAAAAATGTAAACGTAAACACACTCTCTCAGGAAGAAATTCAGAAAGCACAAAAAGCCATGCTCGATGCAGGGTTAAGCGAAGAAGAAGCCATTCAACTGGCGCGTCAGCGTGGAGCTACCGAGCAGCAAATAAGCGACTTCCGCAAACGCTTAAGCGAACAGGATACTTCGAAACAAAACATGTACAACCTGTACGAAGAGCCCGAGGTGCTGCCCGAAAATGAGCAGGAAGCCGAAAACTCGGAGCGCACCAGCGAATTCGATAAAGAGCTGCAGGTTTTTGGGGCCTACCTCTTTAACAACGAAAACCTCACTTTCGAGCCACAGGTGAACATACAAACACCAAAAAACTACGAAATTGGTTTTGGCGATCAGCTGCTCATCCATATTTGGGGAAATTCGCAAAACAACTACCAGTTGCGGGTAAACAACAACGGACAGATAATTATCCCCGACCTCGGACCGGTTTATGTAGCCGGACTATCGTTTGACGAGGCCGAGAAAAAAATTGTAAAAAACCTCACATCCATTTATGCCGATATGGGAGGCGACAACCCGGGAACATTTGCCCAGTTAAACATGGGACAACTGCGTTCTATCCGCGTAAACCTGCTGGGCGAAGTGGTAACACCGGGCACCTACACCCTTCCCGTAACAGCAACGGTATTTAACGGCTTATACCTCTCGGGCGGTCCCAACGAAATCGGATCGTTCAGAAATATAAAAGTCATTCGCGATAACAAAGTGGAAAAACTGATCGACATCTATAAGTTACTGGTCGATGCCGATCCTTCCGACAACATCACCCTGAAAGACGGCGACATAATCTTTGTTCCTCCCGTTGAAAAGAACGTGGTGGTAAACGGCGAATTTAAACGCAACGGCATTTTCGAAATAAAAGAAGGTGAAATGCTAAACGACCTGGTACGTTTTGCCGGTGGTTTTAACGCAGCAGCATACACGGCAAACACGCAAATTATCCGTCAAACACAAAGCGGGCAGCAAATTATTGATGTCGCTTTCAACCAGCTCAACACCACGCCACTGGTAAAAGGCGATACCATACAAAACAGTCTGATTACCGACCGCTTTGAAAACCGCGTAAGCATTGAGGGGGCTGTTTATCATCCGGGAGAATACGAATGGACAGAAGGACTGACACTGGCACAGCTTATCAACAAAGCCGACCAGCTGCTTCCCGAAGCTTTTAAAGGACGTGGACTGATTACCCGCTACAATGCCGACCGCACCACTTCGGCCATTGCTTTCGACGTAAAAGATATCAGCAGCGGAAAACAAAATATTGTACTGCAGGCCGACGACGAAGTGCTCATAAAAACGCATTTCGACATGAAAGAGCAGCCTTACATTACCGTAAATGGCGAAGTACTCGATCCCGGCACTTTTAACTGGTCGAAGAACATGACCCTTGGCGATGCCATTTTCCTGGCCGGTGGATTAACGGAAGGTGCCGACAGTACCTTTATCGAAATTGCCCGCCGCCTGAGTTACCGCGATGCCACTGTGCTTTCCGATACTATCGGGCATGTGCTAATCGCCAATATCTCGCGCGGATTACAATTTGGCAAAAACGATGCTGAAATGATACTACAGCCCTGGGATCAGGTGTCGGTGCGTACCGCTCCCAATTTCAGGCAAAACGAATCGGTAATAATCTCGGGCGAAGTTACCTATGCCGGTGCCTATGCCATTACAAATAAACAAATGCGCATTTCCGACCTGGTAGAAATGGCCGGAGGATATACACCAAAAGCCTATCTCGAAGGGGCAACACTCAACCGTTTTTCCGAAGAACTGGGCTCGGAACAGGTAGCCATTAACCTACAGGATATTCTGAACAACCCGAAAGACAGCAAAGACCTTTTGTTGAAAAACGGCGATCAACTGAATATTCCGGAGTTTATGCAAACCGTAAAAATTATTGGCAGTGTGCAAAACCCTTTCTCCATTACTTACGAAACAGGGCGTAATGCCAGATACTACGTAAACCGTACCGGGGGATTTCAATCGCAGGCCAACAAGAGTAAAACTTATGTGCAGTACCCCAATGGAGAAACAGCGGTTACCAAAGGATTTATTTTTAAACGCTACCCTAAAGTAACACCCGGAAGTGTAGTGGTGGTACCCGAAAAAGTGGAGAAAGAACGCAACCAGGGAGCCTGGCTCGCCATTGCATCAACCATGGCATCACTGGCTGTTTCAATTGCTACAATTGTGAGTATATCGAATTAG
- a CDS encoding phosphatase PAP2 family protein, whose amino-acid sequence METIPEHTFHNDSIHRIDFRYADKKRGVKPFIAPSVLIAGGTILHFSDWKYDIDQWRWEHFNYTGSLDDYLRFAPIVAVYSLNALGIKGKNNIGNQSAILGKSMILTTLITKGLKSTLDVERPTGDSGSMPSGHTSVVFAAAQWMHREYGEISAWYSVGAYACATTVGIMRVSKGGHWASDVLVGAGIGMISTELIYLTHQFKWDREHLKNLDIFPFKSGQQKGLALVYTF is encoded by the coding sequence ATGGAGACAATTCCAGAACACACTTTTCACAACGATTCCATCCACCGCATCGATTTTCGTTATGCGGATAAAAAACGGGGGGTCAAACCATTTATCGCCCCTTCTGTTTTGATTGCCGGAGGAACAATACTGCACTTCTCCGATTGGAAATACGACATCGACCAATGGCGCTGGGAACATTTTAATTACACCGGCAGCCTCGATGACTATTTGCGCTTTGCCCCCATTGTTGCCGTTTACTCGCTAAATGCACTGGGTATAAAAGGGAAAAACAATATTGGCAACCAATCCGCCATTTTAGGCAAGAGCATGATTCTGACAACGCTCATAACCAAAGGACTAAAAAGCACACTGGATGTTGAACGACCAACTGGTGATTCTGGATCCATGCCATCGGGGCACACCTCTGTTGTTTTTGCTGCCGCGCAATGGATGCACCGGGAGTATGGCGAAATAAGTGCCTGGTACAGCGTTGGAGCTTATGCCTGTGCTACTACGGTAGGTATTATGCGTGTATCAAAAGGAGGACACTGGGCTTCGGATGTGCTCGTTGGTGCAGGAATCGGCATGATTTCTACCGAACTGATATACCTGACTCACCAATTCAAGTGGGATCGCGAGCACCTCAAAAACCTCGATATTTTTCCTTTTAAGTCCGGACAGCAAAAAGGCCTTGCATTGGTCTATACGTTTTAA
- a CDS encoding ArsR family transcriptional regulator: protein MLESLITNKTRLKLLFKFFLNKETTSYLRNLESEFGESTNAIRIELNRLENAGLLLSHFDGNKKIFKANDLHPLYDEINRILQKTVGLDMIVDHITTKIKELKEAYLIGDLAIGKESGIIDILLVGEELDSKLVAALTSKTETMIDRKIRYLIVNNKEKNNYLSDTHSLLIFGQV from the coding sequence ATGTTAGAATCATTAATTACTAACAAAACCAGGCTTAAACTATTGTTCAAGTTTTTCCTGAATAAGGAAACAACCAGCTATCTCCGTAACCTGGAGAGCGAGTTTGGGGAATCAACAAATGCCATTCGTATTGAATTAAACCGACTGGAAAATGCCGGATTATTGCTCTCGCATTTTGATGGAAACAAAAAAATATTTAAAGCCAACGACCTGCACCCATTATACGATGAAATAAACCGAATACTGCAAAAGACAGTGGGACTTGACATGATTGTTGATCATATAACCACAAAAATAAAAGAGCTCAAAGAAGCCTATTTAATTGGCGATCTGGCCATCGGTAAAGAATCAGGAATTATCGATATTTTATTGGTTGGCGAGGAACTCGACAGCAAACTGGTAGCTGCACTCACCTCAAAAACCGAAACGATGATCGATCGCAAAATCCGCTACTTAATTGTAAACAACAAAGAGAAAAATAACTACCTCAGCGATACACATTCCTTGCTGATTTTCGGACAGGTATAG
- a CDS encoding UpxY family transcription antiterminator, producing MKTTINTQKQWHVIYTKSRSEKKVIDELSYNDIDCYLPLQKKLRQWKDRKKWVEMPLLPGYCFVYINRIQYDKVLRLNNVVHYVTFERKAAIIRQNEIDALKKMLEQQDFDVNVTHDNFETGKRVEIMEGPLAGIKGELIESRGKNKFSLRIEQIDTAVTVEIPANYLSALPEKQFYL from the coding sequence TTGAAAACAACCATTAATACACAAAAACAATGGCATGTGATTTATACCAAATCACGATCGGAAAAAAAGGTGATCGACGAACTCAGCTATAACGACATCGATTGCTACCTGCCCCTGCAAAAAAAGCTTCGCCAGTGGAAAGACCGCAAAAAATGGGTTGAAATGCCATTACTTCCCGGCTATTGTTTTGTTTACATCAACCGCATACAATACGACAAAGTATTGCGGCTAAACAATGTGGTTCATTACGTAACATTCGAACGCAAAGCAGCCATAATAAGACAAAACGAGATTGACGCTTTGAAAAAAATGCTGGAACAACAGGATTTTGATGTAAACGTTACCCACGACAATTTTGAAACCGGTAAACGGGTTGAAATAATGGAAGGACCATTGGCAGGAATAAAAGGAGAATTGATTGAATCGCGCGGAAAAAATAAATTCTCATTGCGAATCGAGCAGATCGACACTGCGGTAACTGTAGAAATTCCCGCAAACTACCTGAGTGCACTACCCGAGAAACAGTTTTATCTGTAG